One Fibrobacter sp. UBA4297 DNA window includes the following coding sequences:
- the nuoL gene encoding NADH-quinone oxidoreductase subunit L, giving the protein MISLGLIPLFPLLGCIILGAIAVISSGSKKGPAEGFVGTLAVLFPALSFAGVALLSLNMPEGGVRETLCNWIDIPMFRVDIGFLFDGLSRIMLLFVTGIGSLIALYSIGYMHGDRGFARYFAYINLFLFSMIVLVLSDNLLLTFLGWEGVGLCSYLLIGFWNKDIKNCHAANKAFIVNRVGDIGFLLGMLCLVTIGGSAILNYDVLTNFISMVISGNHVDLVIPVLSIAGILFFIGCTGKSAQIPLLTWLPDAMAGPTPVSALIHAATMVTSGVYLLARLGSMFALLPVVLDIIVVIGMLTAFWAAVAGLFQNDIKKVLAYSTISQLGYMFMASGVCAFDASIFHVFTHAFFKAALFLGAGAVIHALSGEQDMRKMGGLLKKTPVTACVMIFAFLAIVGFPGFSGFWSKDLILEKIFMSGTMGQAVYVVGLITAVITAVYMGRLIILTFFGSYRGSKESEEHIHEAPAVMLIPMVILAFGAVFAGYLWADSIGIKFFAETLAPVVGAAQAYNTPAVVAHVNPVVFAALGTVAALLGMFIAYKIYANARIPAAKGSSAPEGGKATWTFLFDSIHKYVGIIPVNVLAWICDVVVDKILAAAQWTIGAIATILGDGAASFQVRKVRLQIALSILGLVALLAIVILTGGTL; this is encoded by the coding sequence ATGATTTCTCTTGGTTTGATACCTCTCTTCCCGTTGTTGGGATGCATTATCCTCGGTGCTATCGCCGTCATTTCTTCGGGTAGCAAGAAGGGACCTGCTGAAGGTTTCGTTGGAACTCTCGCAGTCCTCTTCCCGGCTCTCTCCTTTGCTGGTGTTGCACTCCTTTCGCTCAATATGCCGGAAGGCGGCGTTCGTGAAACGCTCTGCAACTGGATTGACATCCCGATGTTCCGCGTGGATATCGGATTCCTGTTCGATGGTCTTTCCCGCATCATGCTTTTGTTCGTGACAGGCATCGGCTCTCTCATTGCTCTCTACTCGATCGGTTACATGCACGGTGACCGCGGCTTTGCCCGTTACTTCGCCTACATCAACCTCTTCTTGTTCAGCATGATCGTGCTCGTGCTCTCGGACAACTTGCTCCTCACGTTCCTCGGTTGGGAAGGCGTGGGTCTCTGCTCCTACCTCCTCATCGGTTTCTGGAACAAGGATATCAAGAATTGCCATGCCGCTAACAAGGCTTTCATCGTGAACCGCGTGGGCGATATCGGCTTCTTGCTCGGTATGCTCTGCCTCGTGACGATCGGTGGCTCTGCTATCCTCAACTACGATGTGCTTACGAATTTCATCAGCATGGTCATCAGCGGTAACCACGTTGACCTGGTTATCCCGGTTCTCTCTATCGCTGGTATCCTCTTCTTCATCGGTTGCACGGGTAAGTCCGCTCAGATTCCGCTTCTCACCTGGCTTCCAGATGCTATGGCGGGTCCGACTCCGGTTTCTGCCTTGATCCATGCCGCAACGATGGTGACTTCTGGCGTCTACTTGCTCGCCCGTCTCGGTAGCATGTTTGCTCTCCTCCCGGTGGTGCTCGACATTATCGTGGTGATCGGTATGCTCACTGCTTTCTGGGCTGCTGTTGCAGGTCTTTTCCAGAACGACATCAAGAAGGTGCTTGCTTACTCTACCATTAGCCAGCTCGGTTACATGTTCATGGCTTCTGGTGTTTGCGCCTTTGACGCTTCTATCTTCCACGTGTTTACGCACGCCTTCTTCAAGGCTGCACTCTTCCTTGGCGCTGGTGCTGTGATTCACGCTCTCTCGGGCGAACAGGACATGCGCAAGATGGGTGGCCTTTTGAAGAAGACTCCGGTGACCGCCTGCGTGATGATCTTTGCGTTCCTCGCGATTGTCGGCTTCCCGGGATTCTCCGGTTTCTGGTCTAAGGACCTGATTCTCGAAAAGATTTTCATGAGTGGCACGATGGGCCAGGCTGTTTACGTCGTGGGCCTCATTACGGCTGTGATTACCGCTGTCTACATGGGTCGCCTCATTATCCTTACGTTCTTCGGTAGCTACCGCGGTTCCAAGGAAAGTGAAGAACACATCCACGAAGCTCCGGCTGTCATGCTCATCCCGATGGTGATTCTTGCCTTCGGTGCTGTGTTTGCCGGTTACCTTTGGGCTGATTCCATCGGCATCAAGTTCTTTGCCGAAACGCTCGCTCCGGTCGTTGGCGCCGCCCAGGCTTACAACACTCCGGCTGTGGTCGCCCACGTGAACCCGGTGGTCTTTGCTGCTCTCGGTACGGTGGCAGCCCTCCTCGGTATGTTCATCGCTTACAAGATTTACGCCAATGCCCGTATCCCGGCTGCTAAGGGTAGCTCCGCTCCTGAAGGTGGCAAGGCTACGTGGACGTTCCTGTTCGATTCCATCCATAAGTACGTGGGTATCATCCCGGTTAACGTGCTTGCATGGATCTGCGATGTCGTTGTCGACAAGATTCTCGCGGCTGCCCAGTGGACGATTGGTGCAATCGCAACGATTCTCGGTGACGGCGCCGCCTCGTTCCAGGTGCGCAAGGTTCGCCTCCAGATT
- the nuoK gene encoding NADH-quinone oxidoreductase subunit NuoK, whose product MELQAIYVQILALVIFAIGLMVAVSRRNVFFVLMGVELALNAVNLSFVGFAKTLPGDASIVGQVVPLFSIAVAAAEACVGLAMVILIFRNRESVDADTYSNMKG is encoded by the coding sequence ATGGAACTCCAAGCTATATATGTTCAGATCTTGGCCCTGGTCATTTTCGCCATCGGCCTCATGGTCGCGGTCTCTCGCCGCAATGTGTTCTTTGTGCTGATGGGTGTTGAACTCGCCCTGAACGCCGTGAACCTCTCCTTCGTGGGCTTTGCAAAGACTTTGCCCGGGGACGCAAGCATTGTGGGTCAGGTGGTTCCGCTGTTCTCAATCGCAGTCGCTGCCGCTGAAGCTTGCGTCGGCCTTGCCATGGTCATCCTCATTTTCCGCAACCGTGAAAGCGTTGACGCCGACACGTATTCTAACATGAAGGGGTAA
- a CDS encoding NADH-quinone oxidoreductase subunit J, with amino-acid sequence MLALIYFIVLAVIAVGSAVCVLLSRHPLYGALSLVASMVSLAGIYGLLGSPFLGVVQIMVYAGAIMMLLTFVIMVLNGARDSHTPMFDKVSLFVIPAVIVLAGLVGFALVRAPIAFDAATVRGSVAITSKTLFDVAQSGPGYFVLFEVLGVLLLSAMGAAVLLAKKRLGSVESEKTEDKH; translated from the coding sequence ATGCTTGCATTGATTTATTTCATTGTCCTCGCAGTGATCGCAGTCGGCAGTGCCGTTTGCGTGCTCCTCTCTAGACACCCGCTTTATGGCGCCCTTTCGCTGGTCGCCTCGATGGTGTCTCTTGCCGGTATCTACGGCCTTCTCGGAAGCCCGTTCCTCGGCGTCGTGCAGATCATGGTCTACGCAGGTGCAATCATGATGCTCCTCACGTTCGTGATCATGGTCTTGAATGGCGCCCGTGACTCCCACACGCCGATGTTTGACAAGGTTTCGCTCTTTGTGATTCCTGCCGTCATCGTGCTTGCCGGTCTCGTGGGCTTTGCCCTCGTCCGCGCTCCGATCGCTTTCGATGCTGCAACGGTTCGCGGTTCTGTGGCAATCACTTCCAAGACTCTCTTTGATGTAGCTCAGAGCGGCCCTGGTTACTTCGTGCTTTTCGAAGTCCTCGGTGTGCTTCTGCTTTCTGCCATGGGTGCCGCAGTGCTTCTCGCCAAGAAGCGCCTTGGTTCTGTGGAATCCGAAAAAACGGAGGATAAACACTAA
- a CDS encoding NuoI/complex I 23 kDa subunit family protein: MRVIKQKPMTVIERLYIFEAIRGLWTTLKHAARGLFRYETLPTISYPEGQPEIRNTYRAKHRLMLRPDGTPRCVACGMCAAACPAHCIFIEATQSDDPRIEKRVMRFDIDHLTCVFCGLCAEACPVDALRMDTKQIIFEHRSREDFVAHLYDLTNWDPKDYPNDEQSQMAPGGTKNAEARKVWGMEVK; encoded by the coding sequence ATGCGCGTTATTAAGCAAAAACCGATGACCGTTATCGAACGCCTTTACATTTTCGAGGCGATTCGCGGTCTGTGGACAACCCTTAAGCATGCGGCTCGCGGCTTGTTCCGTTATGAAACGCTTCCGACGATTTCTTATCCGGAAGGTCAGCCCGAAATCCGCAACACCTACCGTGCCAAGCACCGCTTGATGCTTCGCCCGGATGGTACGCCTCGCTGTGTCGCCTGCGGCATGTGCGCTGCGGCTTGCCCTGCCCACTGCATCTTCATTGAAGCAACGCAGAGCGATGACCCGCGTATCGAAAAGCGCGTGATGCGCTTTGACATCGACCACTTGACTTGCGTGTTCTGCGGTCTTTGCGCCGAAGCCTGCCCGGTCGATGCCCTCCGCATGGATACGAAGCAAATCATTTTCGAACACCGTTCCCGCGAAGACTTCGTGGCACACCTTTACGATCTCACCAACTGGGATCCGAAGGATTACCCGAATGACGAACAGAGCCAGATGGCTCCGGGCGGTACAAAGAATGCCGAGGCCCGCAAGGTCTGGGGCATGGAGGTCAAATAA